The genomic segment TGCGCCGGTGACATATTTAATGGTGCCCAGATGCTCTTTTTCGATCAGCTTGGCGATTTCTGCTTTAACCGGTACGGCAGTCACTACGCCTGCGGCATCTTTACTGCTGACTGATTTGAGCTCACCTTGCGAATTATTGGTTTTCCATGCTTTGCCATCGAATTCCAGATTCAACTTCAGCACGCCCAGTGTGTTGCCCCAGAAGCCGGACATCACGGTTGGAACGCCGTTGACCAGGCCTTTTTCGTTATCAACATTTTTGATACCGGCGTAGTTCTTTTTATCCGGGAAGAAGCTGTGCGAGTGGCCGGAAACAATCGCGGTAATGCCTGGTACGTCTTTAGCTAGGTAGTAAACGGCGTTTTCCATGCTTGGGCTGTATTCAGCCGCAGAAATGCCGCTGTGCGCCAGCGCAACCACGATATCCGCACCCTTGGCTTTCATTTCCGGAACGTATTTTTTTGCCGCGTCCACAATGCCTAATACGCTGACTTTGCCATCCAGATTACGTTTGTCCCAATCCATAATGCCAGGAGGAGTAAAGCCGATCACACCGACTTTCAGCTTGATATCTTTACCATCTGCGCTTTTAAAGGTGCGATCCAGAATGACATAAGGATCAAACAGCGGCTTGCCATCGCTGGCGTTATTCACATTCGATGTGATCAGCGGGAAAGCCGGGCCTGTACATTTTTGACCTGCTTCCGGGCCAGCCTTCATGGAAGTGCCCGTTACTTGGCCAAGGTATTTCAGACCGTAGTTAAACTCGTGATTACCGATATTACCGGCATCATATTTCATTAAATTCATGGCTTTATGGATTGCCAGCGGCGTATCGCATTTGACCGGCTCAACTTGCGACTGGAAGTCGGAAAGCGATGTGCCCTGAATGGTGTCGCCATCATCAACCAGCAGATTGTTCGGGTTTTCTTTACGCGCAGCATCGATCAGCGTGGCGGTGCGTTCAAAACCAAGGGTATTGTCTTCGGTGGTTTTGTAGTAATCGTAGCTCAGCACATTGGCGTGCAAATCGGTGGTTTGCAGTACGGCTAAATCAAGCTTGGTGCCTGCGGCTGGGGGCGGGGTGACCGGTGCAGCGGCGGGCGTGTCTGTATCGCTGTCATTGCATGCTGCTAAAAGCAGCGAGCTGCAAATTAAGCTGGCTAGTAATGTGATGCGCATTGCTCTCTCTTATGCCCTTGGGCTTTTATGTGAAGGCGCGAGAGTAAGGTTTGAACTTTGCAGTAAGACTATATTTGTGTTGCAAAATGGTTAATTTTTTATGACGCTGGGTTTCTTGTGCTCTTGAATTATCAAAAAAGGCAATAGCCTGCTCAGTATTCACATGACAGATTGAAGAAAATAGCTTGGGCAGGCCAAATCGGGCTTGCTGTTTTTCCAGGCTATTTTTGAGTGCTTTGCTGCCTGATGTAATCCATGTAAGGCCAGAGGCCATCCTTCAGCTGTAAATCTATCGTATTTCGCTCTGATTACCCCTTAAAGCGCATCAGGCCGCTATCCGGGCAGAACACTGGAAATGCAGTGCCGTCTGTGGTTAGCCATTTAAGACATTTTTGCGTTTTATCAGCTGCAGATGCACGGATTGGCGGTGGGCGGGTTTATTTGCATCGCCATAGTTCTGCACGATGCGCAGAAAACCGGCAAAATAGCGGGTTGAATCCGCGTGGCGTGGTTTTGTTTGATTATTTCAGGCACGGTCTAAAATAATCAAATCAAGCGCATTGCGCGCACCTTGAATTTCGGAAAGACAGAATGTTAAGAATAAATGAAGTAAAACTGCCGCTCGATCATTCGGAAGACGAGCTGAAACAGGCACTGCTTAAGCGTCTTGCGGTGTCAGAGTCTGATCTGATCAGCTTTAGTATCTTTAAACGTAGCTACGATGCACGTAAACGTGCTGCCATCCTGCTGATTTACTCTCTTGATGCAGAAGTCAAAAATGAAGCGGCGGTGCTGAAGCGTTTGAAAGCCGATCGCCACATCATGGTATCGCCTGATATTGAATACCAATATGTAGGCCACGCGCCGGAAGGATTGACTGATCGCCCCGTTGTGATTGGTACCGGCCCCTGTGGCTTGTTTGCTGGCCTGTTACTGGCGCAAATGGGCTTCAAGCCAATTATTTTAGAGCGTGGTAAGGCCGTGCGTGAGCGCACCAAAGACACTTGGGGCTTGTGGCGCAAGGGCGTGCTAAATCCTGAATCAAATGTGCAATACGGAGAAGGCGGCGCGGGTACGTTTTCTGACGGCAAGCTTTATAGCCAGATTAAAGACCCTAAGCATCTTGGACATAAAGTATTACAAGAGTTTGTAAAAGCGGGCGCGCCGGACGAGATTATGTACGTCAGCAAACCCCATATTGGTACGTTCCGCTTAGTCAGCATGGTTGAAAGCATGCGTGCCAATATTATTGAGCTTGGCGGCGAAGTGCGCTTTTCCAGCAAGGTAGAGCAGCTGATTTTGCAGGATGGCCAGGTGGAAGGCGTTGAGCTGGCCGGTGGCGAAAAAATCCATTCTAAGCATGTGGTGCTGGCAATTGGCCATAGCGCACGCGATACCTTTTACAAATTATTCGAGCAGGGCGTGTATATGGAGGCCAAGCCGTTTTCTCTGGGTTTCCGTGTAGAGCATCCGCAAACCGTGATTGATACTGCCCGTTTTGGCCCAAGCGCAGGCCATCCGATTTTGGGCGCGGCAGATTACAAACTGGTGCACCACGCCAGCAATGGCCGTTCGGTGTACAGCTTCTGTATGTGCCCCGGTGGTACGGTGGTGGCCGCTGCATCCGAGCCTGGCCGGGTAGTCACCAACGGTATGAGCCAGTATTCGCGTAATGAGCGCAATGCCAATGCCGCAATTGTGGTGGGAATTACGCCGGAAGAAGATTTCCCTGGCCATCCGTTGGCAGGGATTGAGCTGCAGCGTAAGTGGGAAAGTAAGGCTTTTGAAGTGGGCGGCAGTACTTATCAGGCCCCAGCTCAAAAACTGGGTGATTTCCTTGCGGGCAAGCCTTCAAGCGAATTTGGTGTGGTGGTGCCTTCGTATACACCTGGTGTGCATTTAACTGACTTGGCCGATTGCTTACCTGAATACGCCATTACTGCTATTCGCGAAGCAATGCCTGCCTTTGATAAGCAAATTAAAGGCTTTGGCATGAGTGACGCGCTGTTTACCGGCGTGGAAACGCGTACTTCTTCACCGGTACGGATCAAGCGTGATAACGACACGCTGCAAAGCATCAATACCAAGGGTCTGTTCCCTGCAGGTGAAGGCGCGGGTTACGCAGGCGGCATTTTATCGGCCGGGGTGGATGGCATTAAAATTGCCGAGGCGGTGGCTTTAAGCATATTGAATAAGCAGTCTTAAAATCTGCAGATAAATACTTTGTTTTTGCATCAAACCGTGGGCACTTTTGTGCCCACGGGCGTATTGATTGATCTGGATTAAAAATCTTTCTAAGAAATTACTTCCAAGCTTGCTTAATATTCATACAAGCAGGCAGACGGGAGTGGTGAGATGGAAGCAATAGATAAGCTGGTTTTAGCCCGCCAGCTCCCCAATCAGGCAGTGGCGCTGGTGCTGGCCGGTGGCCGGGGCTCTCGTTTAAAAGATTTAACCAATCATCGCGCCAAGCCTGCGGTGCATTTTGGTGGCAAGTACCGGATTATTGATTTTGCCCTGTCTAATTGCCTGAATTCCGGCATTCGCCGCATTGGCGTAATTACCCAATATAAATCGCATAGCCTGCTCCGGCATTTACAGCGCGGCTGGTCTTTTTTGCGTAATGAAATGAATGAATTTATTGATCTTTTGCCTGCGCAGCAAAGGGTGGATGAAGAACACTGGTATCGCGGCACCGCCGATGCAGTATTTCAGAATCTGGATATTATCCGCAGCTACAGAGCGCAATATGTGGTGATTCTGGCGGGGGACCATATTTATAAAATGGATTACTCCCGCATGCTGCTCGATCATGTTGAAAACAACGCGGCCTGCACCATTGCCTGTATCGAAGTGGATCGGGTTGACGCCTCTGCTTTTGGCGTAATGGCGGTGGATGAAGAGCGAAAAATCACCGCCTTTATTGAAAAACCGACCGATCCGCCCGCTATGCCTAATAAAAGCGATAAAGCTTTGGCATCGATGGGCGTGTATGTTTTTAATGCGGATTATATTAATCGCATGCTGGCCGAAGATCTGGCCGATGAAGAATCCTCCCACGATTTTGGTAAAGATATTATTCCGCGCATTGTGGCCGAAGGCCGTGCGCTGGCCCATCCGTTCAGCGCCTCCTGCGTATCGAGCGATGCCAGTGCCGCGCCCTACTGGCGGGATGTGGGTACGGTAGATGCTTATTGGGAAGCCAATTTAGACCTCGCGTCGGTGCTGCCAGAGCTGGATATTTACGATAAAAACTGGCCCATCTGGACCCACCAAGAGCAATTGTCACCCGCCAAATTTGTGCAGGATATCAACGGCAGCCACGGCATGACTTTAAATTCGCTGGTCTCTGGCGGCTGCATTGTTTCTGGCTCTTTGGTTAATAACTCGGTGCTGTTTTCTAAAGTGCGTTTGCATTCTTTTTGTGCCATTGATTCGGCAGTCATTTTGCCATCGGTCACCGTAGGCCGCTCCAGCCGACTGCGCCGCTGTGTAATCGACCGAGGTTGCCAAATTCCTGAAGGCACGGTGATTGGCGAGGACCGCAGCAAAGACGAGCAACGTTTTTATTGCTCTGAAGGCGGCGTGGTGCTGGTCACAAGGGAAATGCTGGCGAAGCTGTGATCAGAGATCAGGAGTGAGGCTTAGGTTGGGTTGGCTGGTTTATTCGCAGCTTTTGGCGGATAAATCGGCGTAACCCAATATGCACAGGTGAAAAAATCCCATGTAGAAACTAGGAAGTTGCACTCACGACATAAAACCACGACACAGTAAATAAATCGTATTAAAAAACCGGTAATCATCTTAGGTTTTCCCGGTGTTCTTAGTGTCCGCATCATTTTTGTAAAAACCAATTCAAGGGTAGCCATTTATGCGCGTGTTACATGTTTGTGCCGAGCTGTTTCCGCTGTTAAAAACCGGCGGGCTGGCTGATGTGGCGGGGGCTTTGCCGCTGGCGCTGGGGGCTTTGGCTTGCGATGTGCGCGTGCTCTTGCCGGGCTTTCCGGCGATTTTGGCGGGGCTGAATATGGATGGCGAAGTGGCTGCCGTTAACAGCATGGCAGGGCCGGTGAGGATTTTATTTGGCCATACGGACAGCGGCATTGCCGTGTATGTGATTGATGCGCCGCATTGCTTTGATCGCCCTGGCAGCCCATATCTTGATGTGGGGCAGCAGCCTTATAGTGATAATCATCTGCGTTTTGCTCTTTTGGGCTGGGTGGCCGCAAGGCTGGCCAGCGGTCTGGATTCATACTGGCGGGCAGAGCTGGTGCATGCTCATGATTGGCATGCGGGCCTTGTACCCGCTTACTTAGTGGCTGCGGGGCGGCCTGCAAAAAGCGTGTTTACCGTGCACAACCTAGCGTATCAGGGCGTGTTTCCGGCCGCCGCTTTTGCCAGCTTAGAACTACCGCCTGAGTTTTTTTCGCTGGAAGGGCTGGAGTTTCACGGCAAGATTTCTTTTATGAAAGCAGGGCTGTATTTTTGTGACCATATCAC from the Iodobacter fluviatilis genome contains:
- a CDS encoding bifunctional 2',3'-cyclic-nucleotide 2'-phosphodiesterase/3'-nucleotidase, which gives rise to MRITLLASLICSSLLLAACNDSDTDTPAAAPVTPPPAAGTKLDLAVLQTTDLHANVLSYDYYKTTEDNTLGFERTATLIDAARKENPNNLLVDDGDTIQGTSLSDFQSQVEPVKCDTPLAIHKAMNLMKYDAGNIGNHEFNYGLKYLGQVTGTSMKAGPEAGQKCTGPAFPLITSNVNNASDGKPLFDPYVILDRTFKSADGKDIKLKVGVIGFTPPGIMDWDKRNLDGKVSVLGIVDAAKKYVPEMKAKGADIVVALAHSGISAAEYSPSMENAVYYLAKDVPGITAIVSGHSHSFFPDKKNYAGIKNVDNEKGLVNGVPTVMSGFWGNTLGVLKLNLEFDGKAWKTNNSQGELKSVSSKDAAGVVTAVPVKAEIAKLIEKEHLGTIKYVTGAVGKTDYRISSFFSQVGATSSMQLINLAQTDYVASYIKANAPQYAKLPILSSAAPFKVNFRGTGFTDIAAGDVAIKNIADLYLYPNTLQAVKIDGAAVKLWLEKAAEQFNKIDPSKTADQDLINGSFPSYNFDQISGISYEIDVTKDKGSRIVNITFDGKPLDLKAEFIVVTNNYRASGGGGFAGLDGSKTIIDSGEGNREIIINYVKAQKTLTLAKQGAVANWRFAKVKTAGKVLFESSADAAAESVARQDKIDNVFLDSTKADKSASVFRIDLSK
- a CDS encoding NAD(P)/FAD-dependent oxidoreductase — encoded protein: MLRINEVKLPLDHSEDELKQALLKRLAVSESDLISFSIFKRSYDARKRAAILLIYSLDAEVKNEAAVLKRLKADRHIMVSPDIEYQYVGHAPEGLTDRPVVIGTGPCGLFAGLLLAQMGFKPIILERGKAVRERTKDTWGLWRKGVLNPESNVQYGEGGAGTFSDGKLYSQIKDPKHLGHKVLQEFVKAGAPDEIMYVSKPHIGTFRLVSMVESMRANIIELGGEVRFSSKVEQLILQDGQVEGVELAGGEKIHSKHVVLAIGHSARDTFYKLFEQGVYMEAKPFSLGFRVEHPQTVIDTARFGPSAGHPILGAADYKLVHHASNGRSVYSFCMCPGGTVVAAASEPGRVVTNGMSQYSRNERNANAAIVVGITPEEDFPGHPLAGIELQRKWESKAFEVGGSTYQAPAQKLGDFLAGKPSSEFGVVVPSYTPGVHLTDLADCLPEYAITAIREAMPAFDKQIKGFGMSDALFTGVETRTSSPVRIKRDNDTLQSINTKGLFPAGEGAGYAGGILSAGVDGIKIAEAVALSILNKQS
- the glgC gene encoding glucose-1-phosphate adenylyltransferase; this translates as MEAIDKLVLARQLPNQAVALVLAGGRGSRLKDLTNHRAKPAVHFGGKYRIIDFALSNCLNSGIRRIGVITQYKSHSLLRHLQRGWSFLRNEMNEFIDLLPAQQRVDEEHWYRGTADAVFQNLDIIRSYRAQYVVILAGDHIYKMDYSRMLLDHVENNAACTIACIEVDRVDASAFGVMAVDEERKITAFIEKPTDPPAMPNKSDKALASMGVYVFNADYINRMLAEDLADEESSHDFGKDIIPRIVAEGRALAHPFSASCVSSDASAAPYWRDVGTVDAYWEANLDLASVLPELDIYDKNWPIWTHQEQLSPAKFVQDINGSHGMTLNSLVSGGCIVSGSLVNNSVLFSKVRLHSFCAIDSAVILPSVTVGRSSRLRRCVIDRGCQIPEGTVIGEDRSKDEQRFYCSEGGVVLVTREMLAKL